In Neptuniibacter halophilus, the genomic stretch CCTACTTTGGATTTCAGCTACCCGACATCGCGCAGAAAACCGGACGCTACTTCGCCAACCTGACCCTGCCTCTGGCACTGCTGGCCATCGGTGGTTCCCTGAATCTGGACAGCCTGCGCAATACCTCGGCTCAGGCTACCTGGGCCACCCTCTGCAAGCTGGTGATTTTGCCATTTCTGTTGACGCTGGCAGCCTGGGTCTACGGTTTCCGCGGTCAGGACCTGACCATGCTGATGGTGCTGTTCGGCTGCCCGACTGCCGCCGCCAGTTTTGTCATGGCAAAAGCGATGGGCGGCAATCCGGAACTGGCAGCGAATATAATTCTGATGACCACATTAGGCTCGGTACTGACACTGAGTGCAGGCATCTATCTGATGCGCGTTTTTGGGGTGATTTAAGCGCAGGCTTCACGCACCTTTTTCAGGTAGGCCTGCAAATTGATCTGATCAGTGGTTTCGAACTGACGCTCTGCCAGTTCGAGCTGCTGAATCCGGTCCAGCCGGAACATCCGGTAATCATCTCGCAGCTCACACCAGCCAATCAGAGTCCAGACAGAACCCCAGAAAACCAGCCCCAGCGGCCATATCTCCCGTGTTGAGAACTGTTTATCCTCGCGCTGATAGTGCAACCACAACACCTGCTGCTGTTTAATCGCCTGCCTGATCTGATCACCGAAGCGCGTGGTGTAATCCCGATGAAAACCCGGTACCAGCAGCCACTCCTGCTCCTGTTCTTCCGGGTAACAGCGCCGGGCCCCCTCCGGCAAAACCGCCCGGACCTTTTCCAGTACCCGGCTCGCCGAACGCCCCAGCGCCTGATCACTGCACCCCTGCACCAGACGTACACCGACCAGCAGCGCCTCAAGCTCCTCCTCATCAAACATCAGCGGCGGCAGGCTGAACTCCGGGCGCAGCCGGTAGCCGACACCCGCCTCTCCCTCGATCGGCATACCCGACAGGGAAAGCGCCTGTATATCCCGATAGATCGTGCGCTCAGATACCTGCAGCCGCTCCGCCAGATCACGGGCAGTCAGCACCGTGCGGCGTCCTCGCAGCAGGGTCAGAATCTGAAACAGGCGCTCCGCTTTTCGCATTAAATATCCTTAAGAGTCACAGCACATCGATCTGATCAGTGGCATCTTCAGCATTTTACAGCTTTCCATATCCGCCAGATTACACAATTGCTGTCCTGCTTCCGAGGCCAGAAATGCCTCGCCGCCGGCCGTAGCACTCTGCTCATCCTGCCAATAGATAATGTCATACCACAACTGATCGCTGTCACGACTGACCGAGCGATAGAGAAAACCCGGCTGCGCTTTAACCAGACGATTAACCGCATCGTGACTGGCAATCAGATCAGCTTCCGTTGTACCCGATTTCGCCCGATACGTAATCAGCTCAAGCACATGAGTCGTAGTCGTTTGGGTTGTCATTATTCAGCTCCTTGCATGGGTGTATTTGAGTTAAGGCTTATGCCGGAACTGATGCTAAAATAGGCCTCCTGACAGCGTACTGTCAGTAGTGAAAACTTTTTTACAGGGTGACTCTCAGTGCTCAGGCTTTTTAAGAATGACCGGCTGGCCAAAGCCTGCAAGGCGATCGAAAACAACGATCTGGATCGACTGCAGAAACTGCTGCCTAAAATTCCGACCTCCGAGATCGACCAGCCCCTGTCGGATCAAACTCCGCCACTGGCAGAACTCTGTATTCTGCAACAATCCCCCAAAGCACTGAAACAGGTACTGGCCCGGGGCGCAGACCCGGATCTGATCTGCAGCAGCCAGCCGGGAATCAGCCGCCCACAACTGGCCATTCAGCAACAACAAAGCCTGTCGCTGCTCAGCGCACTGTTCAGCGCCGGAGCCAGAACAGAGCCGCAGACCCTGATTGCCGACTGTTTTGAATCGGAGAAAGGAGAAGAGCT encodes the following:
- a CDS encoding antibiotic biosynthesis monooxygenase family protein, producing MTTQTTTTHVLELITYRAKSGTTEADLIASHDAVNRLVKAQPGFLYRSVSRDSDQLWYDIIYWQDEQSATAGGEAFLASEAGQQLCNLADMESCKMLKMPLIRSMCCDS
- a CDS encoding helix-turn-helix transcriptional regulator; translation: MRKAERLFQILTLLRGRRTVLTARDLAERLQVSERTIYRDIQALSLSGMPIEGEAGVGYRLRPEFSLPPLMFDEEELEALLVGVRLVQGCSDQALGRSASRVLEKVRAVLPEGARRCYPEEQEQEWLLVPGFHRDYTTRFGDQIRQAIKQQQVLWLHYQREDKQFSTREIWPLGLVFWGSVWTLIGWCELRDDYRMFRLDRIQQLELAERQFETTDQINLQAYLKKVREACA